DNA from Coriobacteriaceae bacterium:
GGTCGCCATCAATGAAGCGCATGTTCCTTATGGCACCATCGCCAAACTCAGCAAACCACTCTTCAAGGCTCTCGCCGGCGACTCCCATAGCGGTAGTGTCCACCATTGGAGTAAGGTGCGGGCTGGCTACTTGGTCAAGCATGCGCCTGGCGTCCGCGAGTGTAACCACCAAGTTGCTCTCTTCCGGCCTCAGGCTCTCCATGCAGAGGGTCACGCCGTGCTCGCCGGCATAGTCCGCAAGAATCGCCAAGTGCTCGGCAGAGCGCTTCCAAGCCTCCTCGCGGTCCTCGTCCCAATCGCCCCAACCGGAGTTGATGGACATATACGGGGCGCCGAGCACCTCGGCGAGCTCGATGCCGTGCTTAAAGTAAGCGAGGCTCCGCTGCGCGTGGAGGGGCTTTCTGGCAGCGTACTGCCACGGATACACCACGTTCTCCGGACACAGGGAGCTCACGGAGAGTCCGCGGGACTCGATCTTGCGGCGAAGCTCGTCGGCCTCGAAATACCCCGTGTGGTCCAGCGTCACGTGCGGCTCGGCCGCCCAAAGCTCGATGGTTTTGAAGCCAAGGCGCTGCTGAGCATCAAGGAAGTAATCGAGCGACCACATGATGTAGTGAATGTTCATGCCGGCGACCTGCTCGCGACGCAGACGGGGTGTGGAAGCGCTTAAATCCATGCTGGGCACCTCCTACATCGGCAGTAGGCCGGAGATCACAGTCGCGACCAATCCGAACAGAACCATGAAGATAAAGAACTTCCAGATGGTCTTCCACCATTGCCCGAAGGAGATCTTCGCCACGGCAAGACCCGCGACGGTCATGCCCGCAACGGGGCTGATGGTGTTGACGGTCTGGTTCGCGAACTGCAGAGCGGTGACGGCAGCCCCGGGATTGAGGCCCATAAGCTCGGTCAGCGGGCCCATGACGGGCATGGTGAGTGCAGCGAGGCCGGAGCTGGAAGGAACCAGCAGCGAAAGCAGGCCGAGGACGATGTACATGAAGGTGGTATAGATGAAGGACGGAGCGCCCGCAAGGAGTCCGACGAGCCAGTTAAGAATAGAGTCGATGATCATTCCGCCCTCTGCGACGACCAGGATGCCGCGGGCAATGCCGATGATGCAGGCTGCGTAGGCGAAGTCGGCGATTCCGCGGACGAACTCCTCCGCAATGGTCTTCTCGTCCAGGCCGCCGAGTATGCCGGCAAGAAGGCCCATGGCCAGGAACACCATGGAGATCTCGTCCATATACCAGCCCTGGGTAACGAGGCCCCACACGATAACGCCCATGCCGACCGCGAAATCAATGAGGACGAGCTTGTGGCGAAGCGTGAACTCCTCTTCGATAGAGGCATCGGTGACAGAGAACTCGATGCGCTTCTGCTTATCGTCCTCATAGGTGATGGAGGACTTGGGATCGAGCTTGACGCGGCGCGCGTAGCGCATGGCCCAGAAAATGCCCGCGGCGGTGAAGATGACCCACAGGATGGCGCGGAGCCAAAGCTGGGGATTTCCCTCGATGCCGATAACGCCCTGGGCGATCAGCACGTTGAAAGGATCAATAGTGGATGCGCAGTAACCAAGGTTGGGGCCGAGGAAGCAGATGATGAACGCGGTCATGGAGTCATACCCGATGCTCAGCATGATGGGGATGAAGATCGCGTAGAACGGCAGCGCCTCCTCGGACATGCCGAACGTGGTGCCGCAGATCGAGAGCAGGATCATGGAGATGGGGATGATCAAGATGTCCTTGTTCTTCAGCTTCTTGATCACGCGGCTCATGCCGGCGTTTAGGGCGTTGGTCTTGGTGACGATGGCGAACGATCCGCCGATCAGCAGGACGAACGCGACGACATCGGCCGCAGCCTGAATGCCCTTGGCGGGAGCCTGCAGGACGGCATCGATGCCCTGTCGCAGATCGACGGTCTCCCCCGTCTCCGAATCGGTGTAGACCTTGTCGACCTCTTGGTACGTTCCGGCTACGGCGACTTCTCGCTCGCCCGCGGCCGTCTGAATGGTCTGGCGGTCGAACTGACCCGATGGGACGATCCATGTGAGCACCGCGAAGAACACGATCAGCATGAACGCGATGGTGTACACATGGGGAAGCTGGAGATGGAATCTGCGCTTGGGCTTCTCCTGTTTGGCATCCGGCATTCTTAACCTCCTGCCAGAGCAACGATGCTTGCCAAAAATCCTTCACGTATAGGCAAACATCTTAGGTTGTTCTATGTATAACCTGCATGAAGGCGTCGGTCAAGAAACATATTAGGTTGTTCTATAAGTGGTAACTTTTACGCGCTAAACGGACCTGCCGCGGCAATACGAGAACAGCGCTGTGTGAGACAGAGCCGCTAGATATCGAAGCTGTAGCGCGAACCCACGTAGTACTGTCTGCCATAGCAGAAGCGCTCTCCGTTGGAATCGAGAAAGCCCGCGTTCATGAAGAACAGCGGCTCCCCTACTGGGACCTTGAGCTCGCGGGCGGCATCAATTCCCGCACGGGCGATCTCCAGCCTGCAGGGATCGGACGAGCAGGGATACCTACCCGTACGCTCCCCCACGGCCTCGAATATCGAACA
Protein-coding regions in this window:
- a CDS encoding YfcC family protein, whose product is MPDAKQEKPKRRFHLQLPHVYTIAFMLIVFFAVLTWIVPSGQFDRQTIQTAAGEREVAVAGTYQEVDKVYTDSETGETVDLRQGIDAVLQAPAKGIQAAADVVAFVLLIGGSFAIVTKTNALNAGMSRVIKKLKNKDILIIPISMILLSICGTTFGMSEEALPFYAIFIPIMLSIGYDSMTAFIICFLGPNLGYCASTIDPFNVLIAQGVIGIEGNPQLWLRAILWVIFTAAGIFWAMRYARRVKLDPKSSITYEDDKQKRIEFSVTDASIEEEFTLRHKLVLIDFAVGMGVIVWGLVTQGWYMDEISMVFLAMGLLAGILGGLDEKTIAEEFVRGIADFAYAACIIGIARGILVVAEGGMIIDSILNWLVGLLAGAPSFIYTTFMYIVLGLLSLLVPSSSGLAALTMPVMGPLTELMGLNPGAAVTALQFANQTVNTISPVAGMTVAGLAVAKISFGQWWKTIWKFFIFMVLFGLVATVISGLLPM
- a CDS encoding sugar phosphate isomerase/epimerase, which codes for MDLSASTPRLRREQVAGMNIHYIMWSLDYFLDAQQRLGFKTIELWAAEPHVTLDHTGYFEADELRRKIESRGLSVSSLCPENVVYPWQYAARKPLHAQRSLAYFKHGIELAEVLGAPYMSINSGWGDWDEDREEAWKRSAEHLAILADYAGEHGVTLCMESLRPEESNLVVTLADARRMLDQVASPHLTPMVDTTAMGVAGESLEEWFAEFGDGAIRNMRFIDGDPYGHLVWGDGKHSMDDFVRVLNAHGFEGYLGQEITDGRYFDDPAAADRHNMDAFERYFVD